The segment ACTTGCCCAACGATCAATAAAATCACGAACCAAAAGCAAACTGTCTTCTTTTGAAGTTCCGGCAGGAACTAATTTTGCAATATCGCTTTTGTACAAATAATTTTTCCCTACTCTTGCAATTGACTGAGATTTTTGTTCTGGTTTGAAATAATTACACGAACAAACCATTAAAAAAATTAGGAAAAAACTATTGCGAATCATTTTATTGATTAAGCTGTTTCTTTATGCGATCAAAAGCTGCTTGGTTGACAGTTATGGTGAATTCCTTCTTTAAATCGGACACCCAACTTTGCTCCAGGTATTGCTGATATTCATTGATAAGTTTTCCTTTGGATTCCTCTAAGGTTTTAACTCCTGCTGGTATTACTTTATCCACTTTGGTGACAAAATAATATTCTCCTTCTTTAAAAACATCTGAAACACCAATATTGTACTTCATTGTTTTGGGCAAACCATCACTTCCTTCTTCAAAAGTACCGCTATTGGTCATTACGTTAATTACATTATTAACATTCAGTTTGTCTTTAATATCTTGTGGTTTCTCATTTTTCTTTAAAAATGCTTGTGCTTTCTTAATCATGTCTTGTTTAGTCGATGAAGCAATTGTCACCTCAACTCTTTTCTTCCACATGTGCTCCATTTTATGCTCATCATAAAATTTTTGCAAACCAATAGTGTCAGTTTTAGCACGATCCCAAATTTCTTTTTCCATTAAGTCAAAAAGCAATAATCCGTCACGATATTCTTCCATAACGTTAGCAAAATCAGGAAACTCCGTTTCCAAATTTTCATCGTAGTAAGCGGTTAATTGTTCGTCCAAAAATTTATCAAACAAAGTGTCAGCTAACTTTGACAACGGCTTTACTTTTATACCTGCTTTTTGTTGTTTGTCTATAAAATCAAGGAATGCTTTTCCATCTATTTTCTTATCATTAATCGTTAATAAAGCAGCCGTGTAATCATTCGCGTTTGCAGGAAGCGCCCATTTTGCCTCATAAAAATCGTTGGTAACCAATTTTGAAATCAATCCAAACTGTTTAGCATCTTTTTTATAGGTATATTTTTTTCTGAGTTTTTCATTTAAAGAAGCTGTGATTTTTTTAGATCTATCGTCTCTGCCGATTTTAGCTTCTAACTCATTTTTCATTTCATCCAATGATTTTACCGGATGCTTTTCTATCAACTTAACAATATGCCACCCGAAAGCTGAACTAAATGGTTTTGAAATGTCTTTAGGATTGGCAAGAGAAAAAGCAACATTCTCAAATTCTTCAGAACTCAATTGTCCTGAACTAAATTTATTCAACACGCCACCTTTTGAAGCAGAGGATTTATCTTCTGAGAATTGTTCGGCTAAATCTTCAAACTTTTCTCCCTGTTGAATTTTTTGATAAATTTCGTTGATGGTTTTTTCAGCATCTTTTTCAGTTTCTTCCGGTTTTGGTTTTAAAATCATAATATGAGCCACCGTAATTTCACCACGATTTGCTCTTATATCATTAATTTTCAGGATATGATATCCAAAACGAGTTCTGACAATTTTAGAGACTTTTCCTTTTTGCGTTTTGTAAGCTGCATTTTCAAATGGGTAAACCATTCTGAAAGCTGAGAAATAACCCAAATCTCCTTTATTTTCTTTAGCAGATGGATCTTCCGAATACTGAACGGCTAAGTTTCCAAAGTCTTCCCCGGCCATAGCTTTTTTACTGATATCTTCAATTTTTTTATAGGCCTTCAAAGTGTCTTCAGGCGAAGCATTTTCATCTACTAAAATAAGAATATGTGAAGCTCTGATTTCTTTTTGAAGTCGGTTGTATCCTTCTTCTACAAGTTCCTGAGTAATTTTTGTGTCGTTAAAATAGTTTTTGGCTAATTGTGCTCTGTATGATTTTAACTCATTTTTATATTGTGCTCCATCCTGCAAATTAAGCTTATAAGCTTTGTTTACTTTTAACTTATATCCGATAAATAGTTCTAAATATTGATTTAAATCTTTTTGAGAATCATCTTTTACCAAATCTAAATTCTTCTTGTAAATTCTGGAAAACTCGTCTGTATAATAAGGTTTATCATCGATTGTAAACAAAACTTCCTTCGTGTTATTTTGGGCATTCCCTGCAAATGACAGTAAAAAGAACAACCCTAAAAAAAACTGTTTTATATTCATGCTATAAAAAATTTATATACTAAAAACTATTAAATCCTGTGTTTTATAACTTCCAAAAATTACTTTAGGAAAGCACCGTAACAATCAACAAAAATAACAATTCAAACACATTATACAACTATCGCGACTAGTATTAACAAAATTTTATTAACACGAAAAAACTATAGAAAGATTTGAAATATAAACGATGCGGAAATAATCAGTAAATAATAGTATTTTTGCAACCAATTTATCAAAAATCATGAGTTTTTTAAAAGAGATAGAACGCCGCAGAACCTTTGGAATTATTTCGCATCCCGATGCCGGAAAAACCACGCTGACAGAGAAATTATTACTATTTGGTGGTGCTATTCAGGAAGCCGGAGCGGTTAAGAATAATAAAATCAAAAAAGGAGCCACTTCCGATTTTATGGAAATTGAGCGTCAAAGAGGAATTTCGGTATCGACTTCGGTTTTGGCATTTAATTATCAAGGTAAAAAAATCAATATACTAGATACACCGGGACACAAGGATTTTGCCGAAGACACGTTTAGGACACTGACTGCTGTTGATAGTGTTATTGTGGTAATTGACGTTGCCAAAGGTGTTGAGGAACAAACTGAAAAATTAGTTGCCGTTTGTAGAATGCGTC is part of the Flavobacterium sangjuense genome and harbors:
- a CDS encoding peptidylprolyl isomerase, with product MNIKQFFLGLFFLLSFAGNAQNNTKEVLFTIDDKPYYTDEFSRIYKKNLDLVKDDSQKDLNQYLELFIGYKLKVNKAYKLNLQDGAQYKNELKSYRAQLAKNYFNDTKITQELVEEGYNRLQKEIRASHILILVDENASPEDTLKAYKKIEDISKKAMAGEDFGNLAVQYSEDPSAKENKGDLGYFSAFRMVYPFENAAYKTQKGKVSKIVRTRFGYHILKINDIRANRGEITVAHIMILKPKPEETEKDAEKTINEIYQKIQQGEKFEDLAEQFSEDKSSASKGGVLNKFSSGQLSSEEFENVAFSLANPKDISKPFSSAFGWHIVKLIEKHPVKSLDEMKNELEAKIGRDDRSKKITASLNEKLRKKYTYKKDAKQFGLISKLVTNDFYEAKWALPANANDYTAALLTINDKKIDGKAFLDFIDKQQKAGIKVKPLSKLADTLFDKFLDEQLTAYYDENLETEFPDFANVMEEYRDGLLLFDLMEKEIWDRAKTDTIGLQKFYDEHKMEHMWKKRVEVTIASSTKQDMIKKAQAFLKKNEKPQDIKDKLNVNNVINVMTNSGTFEEGSDGLPKTMKYNIGVSDVFKEGEYYFVTKVDKVIPAGVKTLEESKGKLINEYQQYLEQSWVSDLKKEFTITVNQAAFDRIKKQLNQ